A stretch of the Ascaphus truei isolate aAscTru1 chromosome 4, aAscTru1.hap1, whole genome shotgun sequence genome encodes the following:
- the LIN9 gene encoding protein lin-9 homolog isoform X1 translates to MKRMKTAKGSAGPGAEEGEKEEEEEEEKEPPPDRGAAEDSSAKALVSLKEGSLSNTWNEKYSSPQKTPNWKGSNSPIEIPFRSSKRSRLFCDEDERQLNTRSPKRNQKGTMVPQKFTGTMTTPVKKASQKIGFRLRNLLKLPKAHKWCIYEWFYSNIDKPLFEGDNDFCICLKESFPNLKTRKLSRVEWGKIRRLMGKPRRCSAAFFEEERYALQQKRLKIRLLQQRKVTDVSQFKDLPEEIPLSLVIGTKVTARLRGLHDGLFTGQIDAVDTQNSTYRVTFDRNGLGTHTIPDYEVLSNEPHETMPITAFGQKQRPSRMFMTPPRLHYTPTAQSPITDGDPLLGQSPWKNKTSGTDSETIGGFPVEFLIQVTRLSKILMIKKEHIKQLREMNTEAEKLKSYSAPIGIDFQRRYATIVLDLEQLNKDLNKVLHKVQQYCYELAPDQGLQPANQPTDMRRRCEEEAQEMVRQANTTTATGQPCVESESLTELISRLTAILLQIKCLAEGGDLNSFEFKSLTDSINDIKSSIDPSNVSCFQNNVEIHVAHIQSGLSQMGNLHAFSANNTNRD, encoded by the exons AGGGAAGTTTGTCAAATACTTGGAATGAAAAGTACAGCTCCCCACAGAAAACACCCAACTGGAAGGGCAGCAACAGCCCGATAGAAATA CCTTTCAGGAGTTCAAAACGGAGCCGTCTTTTCTGTGATGAAGACGAACGTCAGTTAAACACAAGGTCGCCTAAAAGAAATCAGAAAGGTACTATGGTGCCCCAG AAATTCACAGGTACAATGACAACTCCAGTCAAGAAAGCATCTCAGAAAATTGGCTTCAGATTACGGAATTTATTGAAACTTCCCAAAGCGCACAAATGGTGTATATACGAGTGGTTTTATTCAAATATAGACAA gccTCTATTTGAAGGCGACAATGATTTCTGTATTTGCCTAAAAGAATCTTTTCCAAACCTTAAGACGAGGAAACTAAGTAGGGTGGAATGGGGAAAGATTAGACGGCTGATGGGCAAACCTCGaag ATGTTCTGCTGCATTCTTTGAAGAGGAGAGGTATGCACTACAACAGAAGCGCCTTAAAATACGGCTCCTGCAACAGAGGAAGGTGACAGACGTATCGCAGTTCAAGGATCTTCCAGAAGAAATCCCGCTGTCCCTGGTTATAGGAACAAAAGTTACAG CTCGATTGCGCGGATTACATGACGGCTTATTCACTGGCCAAATAGATGCTGTAGACACACAAAACTCTACTTACCGAGTCACCTTTGATAGGAACGGACTTGGAACGCATACTATCCCGGACTATGAAGTTCTT AGTAACGAGCCTCATGAAACCATGCCCATTACTGCCTTTGGACAAAAACAGCGGCCATCCAGAATGTTCATGACTCCACCGCGATTACATTACACTCCTACCGCCCAATCACCCATCACA GATGGTGATCCTTTATTGGGACAGTCGCCTTGGAAAAATAAAACGTCCGGCACAGACAGCGAAACGATAGGTGGTTTTCCTGTCGAGTTCCTTATTCAAGTG ACCAGGTTATCGAAGATCCTCATGATTAAGAAGGAACACATCAAGCAACTTAGAGAAATGAATACAGAAGCAGAGAAACTG AAATCTTACTCTGCTCCCATTGGAATAGATTTTCAAAGACGATACGCAACCATTGTTCTAGACCTGGAGCAACTGAACAAGGATCTTAACAAAGTCCTTCATAAAGTGCAACAGTACTGTTATGAG CTCGCTCCAGACCAGGGACTTCAGCCTGCAAACCAGCCGACTGATATGAGGCGGCGGTGTGAAGAGGAAGCACAGGAGATGGTCCGCCAAGCTAACACGACGACCGCCACAGGGCAACCATGTgtggagagtgagagtctgacaGAGTTAATCTCCAGATTAACTGCGATCCTGCTGCAGATAAAA TGCTTAGCAGAGGGGGGAGACCTGAATTCATTTGAGTTTAAATCTTTAACAGATTCAATAAATGatataaagagttcaattgaccCTTCTAATGTCAG TTGTTTTCAGAATAATGTTGAGATCCATGTTGCCCACATCCAGAGCGGACTAAGCCAGATGGGCAACCTGCATGCATTTTCTGCCAATAACACCAACAGAGACtga
- the LIN9 gene encoding protein lin-9 homolog isoform X2, giving the protein MVPQKFTGTMTTPVKKASQKIGFRLRNLLKLPKAHKWCIYEWFYSNIDKPLFEGDNDFCICLKESFPNLKTRKLSRVEWGKIRRLMGKPRRCSAAFFEEERYALQQKRLKIRLLQQRKVTDVSQFKDLPEEIPLSLVIGTKVTARLRGLHDGLFTGQIDAVDTQNSTYRVTFDRNGLGTHTIPDYEVLSNEPHETMPITAFGQKQRPSRMFMTPPRLHYTPTAQSPITDGDPLLGQSPWKNKTSGTDSETIGGFPVEFLIQVTRLSKILMIKKEHIKQLREMNTEAEKLKSYSAPIGIDFQRRYATIVLDLEQLNKDLNKVLHKVQQYCYELAPDQGLQPANQPTDMRRRCEEEAQEMVRQANTTTATGQPCVESESLTELISRLTAILLQIKCLAEGGDLNSFEFKSLTDSINDIKSSIDPSNVSCFQNNVEIHVAHIQSGLSQMGNLHAFSANNTNRD; this is encoded by the exons ATGGTGCCCCAG AAATTCACAGGTACAATGACAACTCCAGTCAAGAAAGCATCTCAGAAAATTGGCTTCAGATTACGGAATTTATTGAAACTTCCCAAAGCGCACAAATGGTGTATATACGAGTGGTTTTATTCAAATATAGACAA gccTCTATTTGAAGGCGACAATGATTTCTGTATTTGCCTAAAAGAATCTTTTCCAAACCTTAAGACGAGGAAACTAAGTAGGGTGGAATGGGGAAAGATTAGACGGCTGATGGGCAAACCTCGaag ATGTTCTGCTGCATTCTTTGAAGAGGAGAGGTATGCACTACAACAGAAGCGCCTTAAAATACGGCTCCTGCAACAGAGGAAGGTGACAGACGTATCGCAGTTCAAGGATCTTCCAGAAGAAATCCCGCTGTCCCTGGTTATAGGAACAAAAGTTACAG CTCGATTGCGCGGATTACATGACGGCTTATTCACTGGCCAAATAGATGCTGTAGACACACAAAACTCTACTTACCGAGTCACCTTTGATAGGAACGGACTTGGAACGCATACTATCCCGGACTATGAAGTTCTT AGTAACGAGCCTCATGAAACCATGCCCATTACTGCCTTTGGACAAAAACAGCGGCCATCCAGAATGTTCATGACTCCACCGCGATTACATTACACTCCTACCGCCCAATCACCCATCACA GATGGTGATCCTTTATTGGGACAGTCGCCTTGGAAAAATAAAACGTCCGGCACAGACAGCGAAACGATAGGTGGTTTTCCTGTCGAGTTCCTTATTCAAGTG ACCAGGTTATCGAAGATCCTCATGATTAAGAAGGAACACATCAAGCAACTTAGAGAAATGAATACAGAAGCAGAGAAACTG AAATCTTACTCTGCTCCCATTGGAATAGATTTTCAAAGACGATACGCAACCATTGTTCTAGACCTGGAGCAACTGAACAAGGATCTTAACAAAGTCCTTCATAAAGTGCAACAGTACTGTTATGAG CTCGCTCCAGACCAGGGACTTCAGCCTGCAAACCAGCCGACTGATATGAGGCGGCGGTGTGAAGAGGAAGCACAGGAGATGGTCCGCCAAGCTAACACGACGACCGCCACAGGGCAACCATGTgtggagagtgagagtctgacaGAGTTAATCTCCAGATTAACTGCGATCCTGCTGCAGATAAAA TGCTTAGCAGAGGGGGGAGACCTGAATTCATTTGAGTTTAAATCTTTAACAGATTCAATAAATGatataaagagttcaattgaccCTTCTAATGTCAG TTGTTTTCAGAATAATGTTGAGATCCATGTTGCCCACATCCAGAGCGGACTAAGCCAGATGGGCAACCTGCATGCATTTTCTGCCAATAACACCAACAGAGACtga